A stretch of DNA from Manihot esculenta cultivar AM560-2 chromosome 7, M.esculenta_v8, whole genome shotgun sequence:
ATGCCCTCCTTGGCATTGTACACAACGAAATTTCTAAGGCAATTGCACTAGGACCATCTCCACAAACAACAGTCCAATCAAACTCATTTGTCCTTTGCTACAGCATACGTGACTTGTGTCTTTAGCAATTTcgactttttttcttcttctcatttTACTCACACTTGCATGATTTATTTTagggtaaattataatttagtccctctaatttagtgaaatacaacctctcgtccctctattttaaaaaaccttcaatttaatcttttacatttaaaaaaactgcaaaatagtccctacagtcaaattttcagttaatcttccgtttattttaatgaaaatgactAAACTACCTTTAAGTAAAAAAACTCAACCAAATAGTATTCACTCCATCCCAAcacaggaggaggagaaggaggagggatccgaagaagaagaagaagaagaagaagaagaagaggacgAGGAGGAGGACGGGGAGGAGTACGAGGAGGAggatgaggagaaaaggaagaagagcatcgggaggaggaggagaaaggatcgggaaaagaaggtgaaggagaagaagaaaaagaagaagaaggaggaggaggaggaggaggaagatgaggagaaaaggaagaaaaggatcgGGAAAAGAAGGAGAATGATGAGGAGAAAATggtagtttaattatttttattaaaataaatggaatgttaactgaaaatttgacgGTAGACCAGAGgtactaaattgcagtttaccctttattttataataaaataatttaaataaatattacaaaacatgcatgatttcagttttttttaatatgaaaatttataaattagaaaaaaattaatttttatattccaaatataaaatttaatataaaataaaataaaataaattaaattcttataaaatttttaattaatatgattcagttaattaaattgaaggttttttaaaacagagggacgaaaggttgTATTTCACTAAACATGATgtactaaattacagtttaccctttattttataataaaagaatttaaataaatatttaaaaaaattgcataatttcagtttttttttatatgaaaatttataaattagaaaaaaaattaatttttatattccaaatataaaatttaatataaaataaaataaaataaattcttataaaatttttaattaatatgattCAGTTAGCTAGTAGGTGATTTATAGCCAATTTTCGTTATCCattgaataaaatattagaTTGTGTTTGGAATAATAGATCTTGAATTGGAATTTGgatatcaaattttaaatttaaaataaaaatattttatttaactaataaaaaactttaaatgcaaaatttaaaatagacgttagtgtttaatattttttttaggttaaatatgaatttcaaataatattaataaccaTTGTTACGCTTAATTTGctttaatgtttaaatttacCTTGAATTTGATTGGAATGCAAATTCACAAtttcttatgaaataaaaaaataatgttttttacACCCACAGATTTACGAGAtggcttttaaaattaaataaatataaataaatatgtatttcatttataaaattaaatagataaaaaaatttataaataaatttgtatttCAAATCCATGTATAATTGATTTGTAAAAtgaaatagaaataaataaatttataaataaatgtgtatattgtttataaaattaaaattaatgtaaattaaatgaatatgaatagaatcatatatatttatttataaaattaaatgaatataaagctgtattttcataaaaagaaataaaatcctattttttaggttattttttcttttttatattttttaaataaatttttaaaaataatatttaccacaattcaaattttattattttatcttaacTTTTATAACAGTATTCATATTCTCCGTTGAGTTTAGTCTTTTTTGGCGTTCACAGCGGAGATAATGGCAGTGCTAGGCAGTCTCCTGGTGCTTCCGACCGGGCTGTGCTGGCCTTGTGGACTGTGGATTGTGATTTCGAGATGGGCATTGCTGGATTGGTTGGCTTTGTTGTTGAATTAATTTTCTTTGGGTTTGTGAGTTGTGATTTGGTTTTATGGGTTGGATTAGCTCTCGTTAAGTTTATTTTCTCCTTTGGCCATTAGGTTTTTAAATGCAATTTTGCATgggaagaaaaataatttaagaacaaattaaaataaaaaataaaatttcttatttttgtcTCTCCAAATTTAAACTTCttgcaaaaaaaatatatatatatatattttcaaagaaaaaacatcCACTTTTCTTGAACCGAGTGCCCAGGACACCACACCATAAAATCTTTCAAATTTGCCTTTTATCAAACATCCAGCTACCTTAAAACTGCGGACTTCGCACCTAGGATTGGGCTGACGACCACAGCAAATAAGCTAATCCCATTCTTCCATGGCGGCCCAGGCACCTTGTTTTGATTTATTTCTAccattttcttaattttcttttgcatttaCCCGGCATTTATTCCTACTTATAATGGATACTCGTCACTGACTCATCACTGCTACTTTCTCGGGGTTTTGTCCATAAAAAGCCTTAAACCCTACCTTAACTTAATACCCATGtcccttttcctcttcttttccTTCTCTTCCTCCGGATTCTAGCTCCAGACGtgaaaattttttgaatttcagGGAGTATTTTGGGGGAAGAATAGAGCTATGTCTTGTGTTACTTTAAACCTGGTACCTTCTATCAATCTCAATGGCAGAAACGCCAGTGTCAACTCTGCTCGATTATCAAACAGTCTCTCTTGCGTGTTTGGCAACTCTTCTTCTTCGTCTTTCTCCTTTCTGGGATACTTGAGTTCTAGTGATAGCAAAAATCGCTGTGATTCCCGCCGCGTAATCAAGGGCTGTAGGTCGTTTTCCTCTGTGTTCAAGTGTGTTTCCCAGAAATCAGAACCGTCAGTTTCGATTAATGCCCGTGGCAACGGTGCTTCTGGTAAGAACTGGGGTTTTACTCTTTGGTACCTTTAATTCTTCGCACTTTTTTTGGAAAAATTGATTCTTTTTACCTAAATTGACGTTAACTATGATAATGTTTGAAGATTTTGGGTTGTTCTATTTGGGCCTTGAGCTTTTTGTTTGCGAGAGAAGAGAGCAATTTCGGTGCAGAGTGTTAATTTCATGTGGAAGTAAATGCTTAGAGTAGAAGTTTTGGCACTCTGAGGACTCTGAGGTcctttgaataattttaaattcagtgATTGTATTGCTATTTCTCTTTTATGTTgaagtaattttcttttgtcCTGGCAATGGACCATTGCACGAGGATGCCGGCATTGTTAGAGTTGGGAAGGGTCATTTGTTTTCATAGACTACTGTTGGATTGAAGTGGCTGTGATGATTCAATCCTATGCTTGTGTATCCTTATTTATCTTCTAATGTTGCAGAAGAGAGGGTGGTTGTGTTAGTTATTGGTGGTGGAGGAAGAGAACATGCACTTTGCTATGCCTTGCAACGATCACCATCCTGTGATGCTGTTTTCTGTGCTCCTGGCAATGCGGGTATTTCCAATTCAGGGAATGCTACTTGTATTCCAGACCTTGACATCTCTGATAGCTCAGCTGTTATCTCTTTCTGCCGCCAATGGAATGTGGGATTGGTTGTTGTTGGACCAGAGGCACCTCTAGTTGCTGGCCTTGCAAATGATCTAGGGAAGGCTGGAATCCTTACTTTTGGCCCATCTGCAGAGGCTTCAGCTTTGGAAGGTTCAAAGAACTTTATGAAGAGCTTGTGTGACAAATATGGAATTCCAACTGCAAAGGTTTTTCCCCTCTACTTTTAAGTTTGATAACCATATGGTGAAGAACAAAGAAGCCCTTTTCTTTTGCTGAATTTGATCAGTTGTTCTTTGTACTGAAATCCTCTTTTTGATGTTCTATCCTTTTGTTGCAGTACCAAACATTTACAGATCCATCTGCTGCAAAGCAATATATTCAGAACCAGGGAGCTCCTATAGTTATCAAAGCAGATGGATTGGCTGCTGGGAAAGGGGTTATTGTTGCAATGACACTGGAGGAGGCATATGAAGCTGTGGATTCAATGCTTGTGAAAGGTGCTTTTGGTTCTGCTGGTTGCCGTGTCATCGCCGAGGAATATcttgaaggagaagaagcatcTTTCTTTGCACTGGTGGATGGAGAGACCGCCATTCCTTTGGAATCTGCTCAGGACCATAAGCGGGTTGGGGATGGTGATGTGGGACCTAATACTGGTGGTATGGGGGCATACTCCCCTGCACCAGTGTTAACAAAAGAACTTCAGTCTTTGGTTATGGAAAGTATAATTCTGCCAACAGTGAAAGGAATGGCAGCAGAGGGTTGCAAGTTTGTTGGAGTTTTGTATGCTGGGTTAATGATTGAGAAGAAGTCTGGCTTGCCTAAGCTAATTGAATACAATGTACGGTTCGGAGATCCGGAGTGCCAGGTCAGTTACAAACctataatatttattacatataCAAGCTAGGCTTGAATTTGGGGCCCCTTGTATAACATAAATCAGTCTTTTGAAAATTGATACCATAAATAGATAGTTCTTTGATGCTTGCTAATATCTGGTGTTGTTTTTTTGTGGGTCAGTGAATAATTTCTAATTATCTTCTTCGAAATTAGTCAGTGACTAAATCTGTTTGAAGTAGAGAGACCCTGCTTCCTCTTTGTGTATAAGTGAATAAACAGCGATGAGCAAAGGCATGATGCTTGTTCTCGTCTTCCTAACCATTCAGCAGTTGTTTTCATGTTCCTGTTTCTAATAGTGGTCTATAGCAGCCAGCTTTGTTGCTTGGTCTTCAAGTGCCATCTTTCTTACACTTATGGGCTTTAAGCATTTGATTTGTGTGATTGTGTCACTGCTACATGGTTATTTTAGCCACATTTATGCAGGAGGGATCAAAACTAGAAAtttggtttgattcatcttaatGTGCAGGTACTAATGGTTCGGTTAGAATCTGATCTGGCACAAGTTTTGCTCGCGGCATGCAGAGGAGAGTTAAGAGGAGTATCACTGAATTGGTCTCCAGGGTCTGCCATGGTGGTGGTAATGGCAAGTAAAGGCTACCCCGGATCCTACGAGAAGGGGACTGTGATTAAAAACCTTGAAGAGGCCGAAAACGTTGCCCCAACAGTTCAGATATTTCACGCTGGAACTGCTCTGGATGCAGATGGCAACTTCATTGCTACTGGGGGCCGCGTGCTTGGAGTTACAGCCAAGGGAAGTGATCTTCAAGAGGCAAGGGATAGAGCCTATCAAGCAGTTGAGGAAATCAACTGGCCGGGAGGATTCTACCGGCGAGACATTGGGTGGCGAGCACTTCCCCAGAAGCAGTTTGCTGCCAGAAAATAAATTAACAGTGAGCTAATGGATGTTTTTGCCCATTGGAAAAATATGGACGCATATAGATATTCTGGGGAAGAGAAGTGGTGACCCATCAAAGAGATTACACTACAGAAATCTTTTGTTTTCCATTGAACTGATAAAACGGTTGGTTGGTTgccgtttttattttcttttaacattaaataataataaaataaaataaaaaagtgagATTTACCATGTCagtttctatattattaaaaatttattaacaacgaaataattttctgtttttttttcttaaaaataaataaaaataaaaaaaattatttttaaaatttgatttttttctcaataatcttttttttttcaacaattcaatttgttatttttttttctcgtgAACTCatttttaaacttaattttttttttaattttttcttctttcttaagaatttaatttattaaatttaattttttaattttttttcttaataatttaaatttttaaaatttattttttttctcaataatttaatttttaaattttaattttttattaaaaaaattaaagaaagaataatttaattttttaaatatatttttaatgaaaaaataaataaaattaaataaaaagactattttattaataaaaaaataaaaatattaaattaatttattaataatattaatatttaaaaattaaatagtaaatcttataataaaaagtattatttCACATACTTCCATCCGATCGGATGGGTATGGATATGGATATGTCTTATGCTTcgaaattattttgaaaaatattttatatgtaaattatttatttagaaaatatatattttttaatttatgtgcGAAAAGCTTTAGTggtattaattgaatttttaaaatttaaaaaataatttattttgttaagagatgattttaaaaaaaatatataaattttatttaattagaaaaatatttgttattgatatttttttagtgTAAAAATGGATGTATTAATGTTAAactgtaatttattttaatattaatgctcaaaataaatgaaaatataaaataaaatacacaaTCGAAGTGTTAATAATCCCGAAGACACAGTTTAGCTTTAGCTACTTGGCGAGTGAGCTCCATCTTTCCACCACACATCTCCTCCTCTCTCCAAGCCTAGGGTTTCTGTTCCTTCCTCAAACCCTCTGCCCTCGAATTGATTTTGCTTTCACCTTCCTCTTTAAGATGACCTCCATGGCTGCGCAAGTCCACATCCTCGCCGCAACTGGGTTCTGTGCTCCTTCCTCTACAAAACCCACCAATTTCTTCCCAAGAACATTCTTCCTTGGCCATGGATTCATCAGAACGACGCTGCACAACCTCACAATTTCACCTTCAAGGTTCGATGTTTCACCCCACGCAAAAGCTAATCCAACTGGGGAGCAGAAATGGACCCATGAAGGCTCCGTGACTGAATCTTTACCCAACGGTATGTTTCGAGTACGCTTAGATAATGAAGATGTGATCATTGGGTATATTTCAGGCAAGATAAGGAAGAATTTTGTACGTATACTTCCCGGAGATAGGGTTAAGGTTGAGGTCAGTCGTTATGATTCATCTAGAGGCCGTATTGTTTATAGAATGCGTAACAGAGATACTGGCAATGATTGATTTGTCGAATTTTGCCTGTAATTTTCATGCAATTTGTGGAAAATGTGAAATCAATTTCTATAATTTACATCTTTCTTGAGGCTATcttatcaatttttattattcttaatgCTTGTTTGGAAGATTTTTGTGCCTTTGATTGTGAGGAGTGCTGAAGCTGAGTATCAATCTTGGTAGGGTAACTTGCTAACTTATACTTGAATAGACTGCAGACATGCTTTGGGGGAAACAGACTGTTAATCTAGACAAGTACTTTACAATAAGATACCTGTGAGACCATATATTTACCAATTGTTGTAGTTGCTTATTCTGAAACTCGGGTTGCTGGTGGCTTGATCACTTTCAGCTTCTTTTGTTGCTTTCCTGTCTTCCATAGGAACTTTATGGCATAGAAGACACCAATTGCCAGTTTCTTAGAAAGCCAAAACATAACTTTGAGGACAACAAATATGACAACCATCGTTAGGAATAAAACCCAAAATACCACATAGTATAAAAGAATTGCATTGTTAAACCTTTCCTGTTTTGACCCACCACCACCCAAGCTGATCAAGATTACATAAGTAGCAGCTATGAAAACTA
This window harbors:
- the LOC110619477 gene encoding phosphoribosylamine--glycine ligase, giving the protein MSCVTLNLVPSINLNGRNASVNSARLSNSLSCVFGNSSSSSFSFLGYLSSSDSKNRCDSRRVIKGCRSFSSVFKCVSQKSEPSVSINARGNGASEERVVVLVIGGGGREHALCYALQRSPSCDAVFCAPGNAGISNSGNATCIPDLDISDSSAVISFCRQWNVGLVVVGPEAPLVAGLANDLGKAGILTFGPSAEASALEGSKNFMKSLCDKYGIPTAKYQTFTDPSAAKQYIQNQGAPIVIKADGLAAGKGVIVAMTLEEAYEAVDSMLVKGAFGSAGCRVIAEEYLEGEEASFFALVDGETAIPLESAQDHKRVGDGDVGPNTGGMGAYSPAPVLTKELQSLVMESIILPTVKGMAAEGCKFVGVLYAGLMIEKKSGLPKLIEYNVRFGDPECQVLMVRLESDLAQVLLAACRGELRGVSLNWSPGSAMVVVMASKGYPGSYEKGTVIKNLEEAENVAPTVQIFHAGTALDADGNFIATGGRVLGVTAKGSDLQEARDRAYQAVEEINWPGGFYRRDIGWRALPQKQFAARK
- the LOC110618604 gene encoding translation initiation factor IF-1, chloroplastic, whose product is MTSMAAQVHILAATGFCAPSSTKPTNFFPRTFFLGHGFIRTTLHNLTISPSRFDVSPHAKANPTGEQKWTHEGSVTESLPNGMFRVRLDNEDVIIGYISGKIRKNFVRILPGDRVKVEVSRYDSSRGRIVYRMRNRDTGND